The following proteins are co-located in the Spinactinospora alkalitolerans genome:
- a CDS encoding type II toxin-antitoxin system Phd/YefM family antitoxin, with product METLPLADVKARLSELVTQIEKQHDQVTVTRNGKAAAVVISIDEWESLRETIEILSDSETVAAIREAREDVERGDVYTTDEVLAEMTRKRRTA from the coding sequence ATGGAAACTCTGCCGCTGGCCGATGTGAAGGCCAGACTGTCCGAATTGGTCACTCAGATCGAAAAGCAGCACGACCAGGTCACGGTCACGCGCAACGGAAAGGCCGCCGCCGTCGTCATCTCCATTGACGAGTGGGAGAGCCTGCGGGAGACCATCGAGATCCTCTCCGATTCGGAGACGGTGGCGGCCATCCGCGAGGCCCGTGAAGATGTGGAACGCGGTGACGTCTACACGACGGATGAGGTTCTCGCGGAGATGACCCGGAAGCGGCGCACCGCGTGA